agcgccgggtctccagcgTCCACGGAGGCTGGACGACCACTGCTGCCGTGGCGGCAGtggaggcgcacctcgtggctgctgctgctgccccggTGGTGGCGGTAGTGGtggaggttgctgctgctgctgctgctgccggggagaggcacctcccggcgatggtggtggcggcgcagctaCTCCAGGGGTCCCGCGTGAGCCGGATGCCcaggagctaccctggcccgcgtcctcagTGGCCCTCTGACGCTTTGTGTCGGGCTCCAtaactggggtcccgtcgctACGGTGCAACCTGTGCCGACTCACCtcctccggcgatgcgccggagctgcttcgggcctggctgggaccgctcgcggcggagctaccagccacgacctgcttgcccttggcagaagggCCAGACCCCGCGGCGCTCCGCACGGCCTGTTCCtcggacgcaccagggatccggatcccacggtccgggtcgccCCCAGTTTGGCGCGCTgctagcccaccgtcgtcgagggtcggcagaGTGGCCAGCACCGTAGCCCTTAGGctcgagtcctcgcagaggggaacgatgccctgagggaggatcaggtgctccgggatgaagatctcacccatcaccgcccgcaccacgacctccaggccttcctgggtcagatcgctgcccttcccgcggtgggtcctgctgcagtcttggagtccggtgaagctccaggcaggacgcggccgctgcttcagagggGCGACTCGGCActtcaggaagtccccgagcacgtgcagcgaggtgaggccgctctccgccagcgccatgatcttggtcagcacggggtcaaactccgacggcagggacggcttggccctccaggactggcggtcggaggcgggttCCTCGGTCGGCAtgacgaggcgctcgttggcttcggtggtggcgatcacccactccttgtgccaatcctcccacttcccgccagtaagCCCGGGGATGTAGGGCGTCTGTAGATCGCTCcttgtctggaagtagtacgccctCACTTCATCCTTGCTCTACCCagacttcaccaggacgaagaagtggcggaagagaatgatgcagggccgcacccccacgaacatctcacaTAGGTGGACAAAGATCGACatcaggaggatggagtgggacgtgagatgctggagctggaggccgaaatcctccAACAAAAGCAGGAAGAAcgaagagatcggcagccccaagccggtggaaatgtgcgaaataaacagcacaaattccccggcgcgcagatcgccgaggggaaccgagcctgctcgaattccccaggcagtctcctatggactccacccaagcagacGGCGCACCATGTTCGGTTCCGCCTCGGTTTGGAAACGACGGGGATGAACGAGGGACGCCATCTTGCTATGGAGGCGAGGAACAATCTGCGCAGAAaagcaaggggcgaggaggctcgaaggcaaaggggtgcaaaggtttggaaggaagaagacgaatgcggaaaagtaaccgcggtatgcggttcgaCCCTTTAAGAAGCCTGATTCcatccggcgcgccccggaaccgtcgctggaaggcaagcgacgctcacgcctggtgttagccgcccagtccatgacaagggggcccaggcctgCCAGTCAAGAGAGGCGGGTAACAAacgaaggtgtgaaaaggcgggattcGAACCGTCGTGTGCGCGCGGAGCGAGGTGGAAGCCGAACCGACGCGCCTGTACCAGCGCTGACAGGGTCAGAcctttcgggaactgcgctggCAGAAAAGAATTCCTTTTACCCCGGCGGCAGTTGTGCCGAGCGACGTACGCATGACTAGGcgcaccactgtgcgtgggggccttGAGTCAGTGAGCCGTTGCGTCATGATGGGCCAGTAGggaacccgatggatggtcaaagcttgacaagactcctgcagtgCGCACAGTCTAACgctagaggcttcaagttatgcaaagccagctcacagtagtggccccacctgcggattcgtcacctctcccgaggtgggcccgggggccactgtcggtaccctgtagcagggatacatACTCCTACTGCagtaaggcaggactcgcgtgatcatccataactacgcgctaaggggcggagcagctggGCCCCaagggtcaggctcttacctcaccgggccaacggccccggacccgctccctgctctgggacgggtccggtggcgccacgtgtccctgaggaggggaagctccgcgccaacagccgagggcccggacccccatatgggtccgggacctccccgcgtccgtccggacctcccacgcccgtagaaccaatataccgccgAGGTGGGGTCCGGGggcaccacgtgtcccgcaggcgtaggcgcgggcgcgagtctttcgctggaagactcgcccacccaccgcattcaatacgggtggttgaggcgtgctctgccgccgtggcACGCGGAGCAGCTTTTGTGAGGCCTCGCTGTAgacgcatattaccgaggtacactgtgcagccgcatgcgccgcacccgcgcagagcccgtctgccgcattaaatggatacgacggcacgtcaccctttcatcataccgcctacgccgcaagttACACGGCCTgttcagctacgcggcaggctacgccgcaagctacgccctggcgccgtttcgacaagacagagcatggctatgccggacggaagattcccacgggcaaaACAAGGAAATCCCGGAATAAGATCTTTCCCAGGTGTAGCACCATAATAGCGAGGCCATTCGTATTAAATacaacatcgttgggcccacctgtcggggactcaacggttatgtacgcgcctcccttgagatataaagggGAGGCGCTCGCAGCACACGAAGGTCACTCTGGATTCTCTAGAGACTCTCTCGACACTCTCaaaacacaagctcggattcactccgaacaatctcGTTCTCAACCTCTTAAGAGTataagcaatacaacacacagtgggcgtagggtattacgctccggcggcccgaaccactctaaacctgctgtgttcgtcgtgttcttgcatctagattgagctaatcctagctacccccgagtactcaccctctgggtttaggcgggtgcactatgTCATCCAgttgtgggtttgcacaccacgataCTGATGCAGTCAAAGCATCTATCGGGGATTGTGTTGATATCCCAAACTACAGGTAAAATACAATTGATGTAGTAAATCTAATAACATACTATATATATGCCTTAAAATGACTAGTGCTACTACTGTATCTAGCTAACTGTCCCCACACTCTAACAAATGGCTAACATGGTTAAATTTGAATAGCGTTGGTTGCCAACAGCAACAGTGTTCTGTTTCCTTGCATTGTTTTCTGACATGGAAGATACAGATGTCGTCATAGAATGTGGCTACACAAATTATTCGCTGTTTTGACCAAAGTATATACACTTTCTTTTACACTTCCCCTGGTAAAAGTTAATCCATGCCTGACATGCATGTAATCTGCGGGCCTAGCAGTCAAAACCCCGGATTCCTATACGAATACAAAATTTTAATAACATACATGCTGCATGGGTTTCGATCGTGGTCCTTTCCTAGCCAGCTCCTCTTCCAAATTTATTTTTACTACAGCAAACGAAATGAAATGGATTAGCTAGCTAGCGTGGTCCACGGGCGTGTCTATACATCGCATTCTGCGATTTGAACCGGTTCTATCGCAGAAGGGAttcgccgccgctcccccgccatccgccgcctccccaagctccggcgccgcccccggcgcctccgccgccgccctccaccgcctccaaCCCTAACCAAGCTCGTCGCCACCGCGTCGCCGGCTtcttctcgcccccgccgccggccgccgcccaccgggggtcctaccccggccggccggcagcgctcccgcgccgcctcgccctccgctggccgaaccgtcgccgccgcccgtcctccGCCACCCGGGGCCCTCCTCTTCTaacgccggcggccatggagctcTCCGAACCCAGGTAACCCGGAACCctaagctccgccgcctccctccaccaccccggccgccggcgacctcgccggcggccgctccccccacctaccacccctccccgaccaccccctccccctccccaagctccggccgccgcttaCCTCAACGGAGAAGATGAACAggagccaccgcgccgccgccctcctcttcTGCGATGGATCGATAGCAAATCGCATATGCGATATATAGATTTCCCCTGGTCCACCGGGAGCTAGCTTTCCCGTCTTTCGAGCGACGGCCAGCGGGTTCTCAACAAAGCAGGCTCGCTCCCCGCCTGATTGATTGACTGATTCCTTTTATTTCAAGGCAGACTGATCATTGATGAGCCAACACGTACGGTTGTTGTCTACTCCTATATATACTTGTATAGctgtatataatatatatatatacatacatatatatgatACAAACTAGCATTGTGGCCGTGTGTTGTTATTGTTACGtgtaatataaattttatcttAATCTACATGAGACTATCATTTATGCTCTTTCACTCCATATATACAAGTCGTGCAATCACCGCGTGAGGCATTGGTTGTCTGGATTTTCATTGGGATTCTGATTGATTTGTTTGAGTTTCTATTAAAATTTTGATTGATTATCTGGGTTTCGATTAGGATTTTGATTGACGGACCAAGAAATTATTACTTATTTTATTAATAAACTAGCatagtgcccgtgcgttgctacgatTAATATAAATTTTACCGAGATTTATGAACACCAAttttttgctcttttcactcCGTGAAGCACAAAGTATTGATTGTCCGATTCTGATTGGGATTCGGATTGATTTGGTTCGGATACCATTTAGGATTTCGATTGATTTGTCTTATTCCGATTAGGTTTTTGATTGACGGACAAAAAATCACTGGTAAATATTTTTGTGCATGACAATGGATAAAATTGGTATAAATATCGGATTCTGTAAATAGAGATAGAGATGTACTATATACATACGTTTGCGGGCCGAGTACTCGACAAGTGTACCGTCGGTAGGCTTTACTTTAATCCCGCGCGTGATTGGTCGGTCGGGACCGTACGTCCAGTAGTGTGGGCGCCACGCTAGCTAGCGCAGCGCATGGCCCGGCCAGCTCGAGCTGTAGTCTAGTCACCTGCCGCCCAGATTAGATCAGTCGCCCGATCGAGAGCTTGATCTTGATCTGACCAAATCAGTGCCCGGCCGGCCCATCCCATGCACGGCACgggctcgcgcgcgcgcgcgcgccgtacGCACGCTGCCGCAGCCGCCCCCATCACGGCATCGCTCCACCAGGCGTCAGGCCACCGCCGTACCCATGCCGgccggtggccggtggcggTTCTGGCGGCCGCACTCGGCCCGGCCGATCTATCGGCGCCGTGAATTGCATTGGCCGGCCGGAGCTAGATATAGCTGGGAGCATGATCAGTACAGCGCCGATCATGCGCGCTACCTATCCATCCATGAGGTCAGTGGCAGAGCTCGCCAGGAATTTTAGCTGGAGCAGAACTCATTTTTGGTCCCTTGCTGCCTGGTCCCGTTGCCGCCCAGCAAAgcatccacgccgccgcccctttgCTCTTCCGCCTTCCCCTCCATAAATCAGACCGGCGGCATGGCGAGCGCATAGCGCGGGGCAGCAGATGGAGGGAGGGCATGTAGGGGAGGGGCGAGGCCGCGAGgggccgtgcggcggcggctagggttccgCTTCCGGCCGGCCATCGGGGCGTCGGGCGGAGCAGACAGCAGATGGAGGGAGGGGGTGCAAGGGAGGCGGCGTCGACAGCTGCAACGAGAGGCGCGGCATGGCGTGGCGTTGGCCGTTCGGGGCTGGGGCTCCAGTGCAGGCGCCGTGTctagcggaggcggcgggcggcggtgcgcggaTGCGAGCGGCCAAGCGAGAGGAGGCGAGGAGCCGAGTATAGGTTTGGGATCTGGGGATATTGGGCCGACTCAGGTGGACTTGTTGGGCCTATTTTCCTCTCTCCCTGTTTGTCCTGTCGCTCACCGTCTCACGAAGACGATGGACGCCGCGTCGCCGCTCCATTGCTCGCCGGAAGGGAGGAAGACAGAAGGGTTCTACTGGTGCTACTCCGACGGtcggtggggcagctgccccaccgtGCCGTATGGGGAGCTCCGCCTCTGcatgaggctgtgtttagttccccttaaaattccaaaaatttcCAGCGCTACAGTAATTTCGAACGTTTGACTATTAATTAGAAGTCTTAAGTGTGGATAACtaacaaaactcattccataacccccggtgtaatttcgagacgaatcttttaagcctaattaggccATGATTGGACAACGTTGTGCTATAGTAAAtaatctctaatgatggattacttaggctcgttagattcgtctcgcgatttagaacacatccgtgtaaaaagttttataaataaattttatttagtacttttaAATGCCAAAATtccgtttccaaattttttagaaaacaGAGCTAAACACGGCTTGAATCCATCTACTCCGTGCAAGTTGCAAGTGCGGTGGCCGGCCCTGTCCCCCGAGGATGGATGGGATcacctagctagctagtgcCTCTGAAAGATTCAGCAGCCGGCTGCTAGCCAACAGGCAGCCTGCGCCTGCACCCACTGCATCAATCATCCGCgcgcgcatgcatgcatgtgtgatTTAACCCTGCGTgccccggcccggccgccgGACAGGGCCACGCACAGCCACTGCGCTGCCTGCCGCCCCGCGCTTTGTTTGGTTGCAATCTACTAACTGTTGACGAACAGTTGGGACAgagagggaaaaaagaaaacaaaagtttTTGCCTGACCCGATGAGCGTCGTCGTCCATATCCTGTAGACAGAGTAGTGTACTGCAGGCATGTGTTCAGCCCGAACTACTAGTAGCTCAGAGGTCAAACCACAAACATGCATGCTAGCTACTAGTAGCCAAGGTTTTCCTTACCGGTAAGGAAAAAAAAACCGGAGGTCAGCGAGAAACGCATTTATCGGATTTTTCGGAAAATTATCGGATTTGCCATTTTGATTTCGgatgaaatttagaaaaaaattctcAATTTATGCATGAAGTAACCTAGATTATTTCCAAATAATCTAATAGTATAAACAAGATACAACAATGCATATAAATATGACTTTCTTGCCACAACAAACAGTCTGTTTAATATGGCCACCGCTATCGCCATGGCTTCCTATGAAGTTGTGGAGGGACCGAGAGAGATGGGGAATGGAATATGAATAAGATTTAGTGTTAGGAGGCAGCGGGGTGGCCTAATATTTGGCTGCACCAATTTGGTTTGGGTGGAGATTCAAAAGGGCCGAAAATTTCGGGCGATAAGTAAAAAAACCAGACCCCGCCGAGAAACAGGATTTTCGGTTTTCTCGGAAAATTCTCGCCGAGAAATTTTTCCTTGCTAGTAGCTAGATGATGTAGAATTACATGTGACCGACCACTGCTCGTTCTACTATTGTCACACTGCAATCCACTGCATGTTGCTCTCTCCGTTTTAAATTATAgattgtttgacttttttatttttaaatttaatcgctcgtcttattcaaaaatttgtaatTATCTCTACTGCCGGAGATAGTACCTACTGTTGTGTGTTTCATGCTTTCATCTAGTGCATGAATTTTGTTATCTCTGCTGCCCAGCTGAATTAACAAGCCGGCCTCAAAATGAAATGAAAGGCCCCGTCTTGTAGCCGGTGTCTTTGCCGGGTGTCCTTGTCCGCATCCGCACCAGTTGCGGGTAGTAGGGCCGAGCATAAATTCCTGCCTCAGTGGAGGGAGCCTGATGTGCGTTTGGTGCTCTCATTATCGCCACCCACCCAAATGTTTCCTCATCTTGTCACAGTCTAGgctagagggagggaggaaaatAAAAGAGAGGAAGTTTTGCCATCTAGACTCGAGAACAGTATAGTAGCCCCTCTATGGTTCGCTGGTGAGCAAGATGGCATATTGGCATCCCTCTTTTCTAAAGTATGCGGGGTATGCTAATTTCCGGGCGACCGTGAGTTTTAATTCGTCTGGTCGATTTCCGaccgttttcttttttttccttttttagtattttttgtcattttctgatataattttttttgaaaaaaaaaattcaagggcATTTTTACATTCAAAACAAAAAAGCTCGGacgaaattttttttgcatccaaaacaaaaaaaaagactcgAGTAAAAAATTGTTGCATCAAaaaattcaaatgaaaaagaattGTAAAAAAATTGCAACTCCTGGACGGCGAGCCGCCGCACCGGGCCTCCCTGCCGAGCGGAGcagccccgccggcggccctcctccctgccgcgcAGAGCCTCCAAGCCGACGCCACaccaccaccccgccgccggcgagccggctCTGCCCCCGCCACGCCGTCGGGTCCGCTGGATCTGGGAGGAGACGGAAGAGATAGgaaaaagagaagaggaaggaagaaaggaaggggaaAGAAAGAGGAGAAGGGTGAGTGGAATTGACCGTGAAGAATTTCGCAAGTCACGGGCAACCGCAAAATCAGTATTGGGGGATTGCAGGCGTCTGGATGGTGGTGGGTCATGTGTACCTGTGGGCACCAAACCGTGCGCTGGATGaggttaaaaaaaaaaagaaaaaaagattcaTAGCCCGACCCGGAATCAGTTTGAGGCCGCCTCGTTCTCTCAGAGGGCCTTCTGTTCTCAAGCAGGCCAGGTATCTCACGAGGGACCGCGCCCACACAGCCCACACGGTATAAGTGTAACAGCTTCGCCGCGGCCCACGAGTGCATCGAGCGAAGCCCGCGCATACATACACGgcaataaaaaaaaggaaatgcaTCTCTCCGTGCGGTGCGGACGCAGGACGGCCCGCCGGCCCACGAAACCAACGATTTCGTGCACTCCAACGTGTCACGTGGACGCGTTGCCTCTCGTGCGATCGTGTCCTGCGCGTGCAGGATGATGGCGAGGCGTGCGCGTTCGGGACGCGGTGGGCGGCTATGCGGTGCACGGCACCGAGAGCGTGTCGTCGGAATCATCCGGCGCGCGGTGTGAAGGTGAGTTGTGGTAGAGAGACTAGAGTGGTGGTGAGTTGCTGAGCTCGCCTGCAGTAGGGTGCCGATGCCATCCACGAGAGAGAGCCATTGGTGCGATGCAGCGCAAGCACGAGTGTGGAACTCAGAATGTGCTCTGGTCCCCTTTTGTTCGCCGAGACAAGGGCCCTGTATCTTCTCCATGCTCCATGGCTTTATCTACAGAGCCAATGATTTGAAATTCCGATAATGCTTCGGCTCTGTCAGAGCCAGGGTACTAGCTGTGGAGTGCAAGGATCCTTTTTTCTCTCTAGTAGTCAGGGTTACCTGGCACTGGCAACCTACTTACGGTCCGAGCTAACAGCAAGCAACAAACACTTCACCCCACCGGGGAGTTGCTTCCGGTCCTGGATTCCGAACCACTCCTGCAGCCGCACACTCACGAGCAGGACGAAGCGATTGCTTGCAAGGCTCCTCCCCTCCCAACCCAAACCATGGCGCACGCCCTGAACATCCAAGACACCCGTTGTTTGCACGCATGCGTCAGTCCCCGTCAGTCTCCCGCTCTCGTTGCTGGGTTCGTTACCGAACAATACTGTGAGGCCGGCCGTACGTCCCAGCGCGGATCGGTACTCTCTATGTCCGTGTCGAAGGAATCATTTTGAGTTTATcttaaataaaatattttaaattttgactATAAATAATTCTTtttgttgagtttgaaaatatgaaagcgATATAAGTTGATTCATCTTAAAATGTAGTTTCATAAAAACATATATTGATTAGCAAAAGGatagtggtcaaagttgtttCTAGAGACCGTGTCGATGTCAGAAACGAGTATTTCCGAGTGCAAACAACCCCCACAGAACCTGACCATTTTTACAGGAGAACCGTCGGTGCATCAGGACCGCTGGACCGGTGAGACGAAAGGGAGGCTTTCCCCTTTCCCTGCGCGCGGTAGCGTCCGGTGCCGTACGTTTCAAGCGAAAGCATATTGCTCCCCAGGAGTTGCCACGGAGGGGCGGTGACGTACCAACCCTGAAGCGAAGAGCTCACCCGCCGGCTGCTGCAGTGGACAGTGAGCGATCAGCTGCAGGTCTCCTGCCTTGCGGGCGGCTGAACACCGGTGATTGGTGGTGAATGGTGAAGttcagcggcggcgagctcgagctcgagctcggcttcCTGGTCCGGTCGTGGGATCGCTGCTTAACGGTTAAGGGTGTGTGTGCCTTTGCTTTTCGAAAGACGGTTAACGTCGCATCAAAAGCATAAGCATGGGAGGCGGATTGTGTCTGGCTGATTTGTTGTTCATGTTGAGGTAGCCGGCTTGTTTAAGGGAAAGCTTGAGGAGTGCTTGACAAAGTACAAAAGGACATATCTGAACATGCTTCTTCTCGGTCTCCTTTTTGTTTCTTTCCTTGCAGAGGTGGACAATGGCATCTGGGGCAGCCTCAGTTTACCTGTTCCTATTTTTCTGATGAGGAAAACATGTTGAGTGTTAAGCTCATCATGGTTATAATGTACTATGATTATGGGGCCGAGATCTTTCGCGCTGATATCTTTACAAATTAGGAGCACAGAAACATCAGGTGCACACGCGATGACCTCGACAGAACGCAACCCATGATTGCCCGCTGATGTGTTCAGGATCAGCATTGCTGGGTGATCACGAACATCAGAAGGAACAGAGAGCAAAAGAAAAGGTGTTTGTCGAGAATGGCAGTGCTCCACTGATACGATATCCATTCACATTCCTTTCTAGAAACAAAGCACGAGCGTTGTCGCAACTCCCAATGACGAGCAAGTTACAGTGTGTGTGTTTTCTCTGTCGGAACCTGTGTCAGCAATTCCCTTTCTAGTGACAGTCAGAtgatcggtggcggcggcgtctccCAGACGTCGAACACGTTCTCCTCGCTGTGCAGGGCGAAGAGGCGGTCGCCGCCGATGGAGAAGTCGCAGATGGCGCCGCCGTTGCTGCACCGCAGCGTCGACGTCAGCACGCGGTCGGCGCCGCTGAACACCGAGATGGTGTCGCCCGTCGACGCGAACAGCTGTCCGCCGTGCGCGGCGAGCTTCGGGTAGCAGGTCTCCTCGCCGCACGCCTTGGTCTTCCCGCTCGCCGTCAGCTTGCTCCGCGATCTCcagcgcacgccggcggcgttTCTCCGGAGGTCGAGGAACCCGAGGTCGTCGTACTGGTTGATCACGCACACCGACCTCCCGTCCTCCATCGCGACAGCGTGGACCGCGTGCTTGTCCTCGAGCGACGCCGGGGTGCCGGCGTCGGACCACGACCAGACGACGCTCTTGTCCCGGAAGTCCAGCAGGCCGATGAAGGAGGAGTCGGCCCGCGGGAACATGGTGGCCACCATGAGCGTGCCGGTGGCGTCGAGCCACTGTAGCCTGTCGGCGTCGCCCAGCGCGCAGCCGGGCGGCTCGTAGAAGAAGCCGGCCTGCTCGCCCGTGTTCCAGTCCCAGACGCCGACCCCGTACTCGTTGAACCGGCCCTTGCAGCTGGCGAAGACGTCGCACCCCGCGCCGAGGGCCAGCGCGCCGGCGGTGAAGGACCTGGGCTGGCGGTCGTGGGCCACGCGGAAGCGGTGGCGCGGCTCGCCCGTGAGCGCGGAGaaggccgccacgccgccgtcgtcgcgccGGCCGGGCCGCTCCCGCGCGGCGACGAGGAGCGTGGCGGCGTCCAGGTACGCCGCGTCGTTGACCGGCGCGTGGGCCGGGTAGTACACGGGCCGGCGCTCCTCCAGCGCCCAGTTGTACACGcggacggcgccgccgtgcgcgacgCAGCACCCGCCGTCGGGGGCCGCCCGGACGGCGGTGCCGTCCCCCGGCGCGCGCCCCGGGACGGACGCGGCCAGGCGCAGGCGGTCGCCGTCCAACTCCccgaggcgcgcggcgcggaCGCGGTCGAGGAGGCCGTAGTAGAGCGCCTCGCGGTGGAGCGCCGCCTCCGGGACGCCCGGGGGCACGTGGAGCCCGCCCGTGCGGAGCAGGTCCAGCAGCACCGCGAAGCAGGCCGGGTCGCGGTCGATGAAGTATTCGGCCGGCCAGGCGCCGTCcccgccgtcgcggccggcgTTCCAGGAGGCGTCCAGCATGGCCCCGAGCATGGTGtcccgcccggcggcggcgagcgtggcggccgtcgtctcgAACACCCGCCCGCCGACGTTGAGCCGCACGCGGCCGCGGCCCGTGGCGGGGGTGCACATGGCCGCCGATCGCGGGCAGGTCACAGCTCGCGCGCGGCGGGCAGCTGGATCATGCGGAGCGCGGGAGGCACGGCCGTTTGTTTGGTACTACTAGTGGCCGAGGAGAGCGGGCGGGAGGACCCGGGTCGCGCAGCTGGCGTATAtaacggcgcggcggccgggtgcAGCCTCGTGCCGTGCCGGCTGGCGACTGGGACGGAGAAAAGGAGGCGTGCGGCAGGTCGGTCAGGTGCAGGTGCGCGCGGGGACGGAGCCGAGCCGAGGATTTGGTCATCTCGCGCGAGACGTCACCCCAACCGCACGCCCACACCCCGGCGGTTGTTTCGTTGACGCGAGACGACGGGGGCGGGGAGCGAGCGAGCGGGGCGGGGGCGAGTGGAGTCCGGGCTGGGGCCTGGGGGGGACGACGGATTTGGTGGGGCGGCGATCGCGGGAGCCGGGAGTGGGTTTCGGTCGGGCGTTTTTTCtcctcgagtgcggcgcgtggCGACGCAAACCTAACGGGGTGTGTGCTCGCGAGTTTTGGGGATGGAACTGTAAAGCAAGTGTACTGGTAGTGGATCAGAAAGGCCCTCTGGATGGGTTGGGTCGGTCGGACGCGGACTCGCGTCGCACGCCCCAAAAGCGGCCGCTCGTACACTTCGGTTGCGGCGAGGATCCCGATTCCCGAACCACTCACTCTCGAGCAGCACGACGCTGGGGCTAGCTCACTAGCTCCAAAAGCGGCACCTGCAGCCTCGTTCAGTATAGGTTCACCTTACCGACGGTAAAGCGATTTTCGCCAactagcggtatcggtaaaccgGCGGTAAATCGCCGAAAACCGCTAGAAACCGCTCGAAatgacaattcaaattcaaaaaaccggtaaccgttgtttaccgactggtaatcgatgtttaccgaccgataaccgtcgtttttaaccggtaaacaccgtatgactttggaaaattaaaaattttggcagcatttcaccgtaattttgtaaatatcattactgatggtatatatcaaacaattatataacatttacacatacatagaatagaagttcatatcataaaaatagaaattcacatccatagtccatatagatcatcacaacaataatccatgcaaatcatcacaaccatagtcctcacaaaccatcatcgtcaatatatataatacatagtagtggtttccggtccaaatgaacaaatgaacaaatgaaaatatatgtacatatttgaaatatgaacacacatatatacatatagctaa
This window of the Panicum virgatum strain AP13 chromosome 1K, P.virgatum_v5, whole genome shotgun sequence genome carries:
- the LOC120708271 gene encoding BTB/POZ domain-containing protein At2g24240-like, whose translation is MCTPATGRGRVRLNVGGRVFETTAATLAAAGRDTMLGAMLDASWNAGRDGGDGAWPAEYFIDRDPACFAVLLDLLRTGGLHVPPGVPEAALHREALYYGLLDRVRAARLGELDGDRLRLAASVPGRAPGDGTAVRAAPDGGCCVAHGGAVRVYNWALEERRPVYYPAHAPVNDAAYLDAATLLVAARERPGRRDDGGVAAFSALTGEPRHRFRVAHDRQPRSFTAGALALGAGCDVFASCKGRFNEYGVGVWDWNTGEQAGFFYEPPGCALGDADRLQWLDATGTLMVATMFPRADSSFIGLLDFRDKSVVWSWSDAGTPASLEDKHAVHAVAMEDGRSVCVINQYDDLGFLDLRRNAAGVRWRSRSKLTASGKTKACGEETCYPKLAAHGGQLFASTGDTISVFSGADRVLTSTLRCSNGGAICDFSIGGDRLFALHSEENVFDVWETPPPPII